In a genomic window of Clupea harengus unplaced genomic scaffold, Ch_v2.0.2, whole genome shotgun sequence:
- the LOC122132011 gene encoding tubulin beta chain-like encodes MDSVRSGPFGQIFRPDNFVFGQSGAGNNWAKGHYTEGAELVDSVLDVVRKEAENCDCLQGFQLTHSLGGGTGSGMGTLLISKIREEYPDRIMNTFSVVPSPKVSDTVVEPYNATLSVHQLVENTDETFCIDNEALYDICFRTLKLTTPTYGDLNHLVSATMSGVTTCLRFPGQLNADLRKLAVNMVPFPRLHFFMPGFAPLTSRGCQQYRALSVPELTQQMFDSKNMMAACDPRHGRYLTVAAIFRGRMSMKEVDEQMLNIQNKNSSYFVEWIPNNVKTAVCDIPPRGLKMSGTFIGNSTAIQELFKRISEQFTAMFRRKAFLHWYTGEGMDEMEFTEAESNMNDLVSEYQQYQDATAEEGEFEEEGEESIA; translated from the exons ATGGATTCTGTCCGATCCGGTCCCTTTGGCCAGATCTTCAGACCCGACAACTTCGTCTTTG GTCAGAGCGGTGCTGGAAACAACTGGGCCAAGGGCCATTACACTGAGGGGGCTGAGCTGGTCGACTCTGTCCTGGATGTGGTGAGGAAGGAGGCCGAGAACTGTGACTGCCTGCAGGGCTTCCAGCTCACCCACTCCCTGGGCGGTGGCACCGGCTCAGGCATGGGCACCCTGCTCATCAGCAAGATCCGCGAAGAGTACCCCGACCGCATCATGAACACCTTCAGCGTTGTGCCATCCCCAAAGGTGTCCGACACCGTGGTGGAGCCCTACAACGCTACACTCTCTGTGCACCAGCTGGTGGAGAACACTGACGAGACCTTCTGCATCGACAACGAGGCGCTCTACGACATCTGCTTCCGCACCCTCAAACTCACTACGCCCACATATGGCGACCTCAACCACCTGGTGTCCGCCACCATGAGCGGAGTCACAACCTGCCTGCGCTTCCCCGGTCAGCTCAATGCCGACCTCCGCAAACTGGCCGTCAACATGGTGCCCTTCCCCCGTCTGCACTTCTTCATGCCAGGGTTCGCCCCCCTCACCAGCCGTGGCTGCCAGCAGTACCGCGCCCTCTCCGTACCTGAGCTTACCCAGCAGATGTTCGATTCCAAAAACATGATGGCCGCCTGCGACCCACGCCACGGCCGCTACCTGACTGTGGCCGCCATCTTCCGCGGACGCATGTCCATGAAGGAGGTGGACGAACAGATGCTCAACATCCAGAACAAGAACAGCAGCTACTTCGTGGAGTGGATCCCCAACAATGTGAAGACCGCCGTCTGCGACATTCCCCCGCGCGGGCTCAAAATGTCAGGCACATTCATCGGCAACAGCACTGCCATCCAGGAGCTGTTCAAGCGAATCTCCGAGCAGTTTACCGCCATGTTCCGCCGCAAGGCCTTCCTCCACTGGTACACCGGCGAGGGCATGGATGAGATGGAGTTCACTGAGGCTGAGAGCAACATGAACGACCTGGTGTCCGAGTACCAGCAGTACCAGGACGCCACCGCCGAGGAGGGCGAGTTTGAGGAGGAGGGCGAAGAGAGCATCGCTTAA
- the crb3a gene encoding protein crumbs homolog 3a, which translates to MTRVPDTIPHFGLVAGGVLLLFLKNSPARAGNATITTGPLRNSNSTNSPDVVAIVVPTVVLGLLAVITAVLVYLFCVVRKKRQTEGTYRPSAEEQSGVRSVAMPDVLKLPKEERLI; encoded by the exons ATGACACGTGTGCCAGACACGATTCCACATTTTGGGCTGGTGGCAGGTGGGGTACTTCTGCTCTTCCTGAAGAACAGCCCTGCCAGAG CTGGCAATGCTACGATCACCACTGGTCCACTAAGAAACTCAAATTCCACAAACTCCCCG GATGTTGTGGCCATTGTGGTTCCCACGGTGGTTTTGGGTCTACTAGCCGTCATAACCGCAGTGTTGGTGTATCTTTTCTGTGTGGTGCGGAAGAAGAGACAGACGGAGGGCACGTACCGCCCGAGCGCAGAGGAGCAGAGTGGAGTACGCAGCGTGGCAATGCCCGACGTCCTCAAACTGCCCAAAGAGGAACGGCTGATCTAA
- the LOC122132013 gene encoding histone chaperone asf1b-B-like — MAKVQVFNIAVLDNPSPFGNPFQFEITFECMEDLPEDLEWKIIYVGSAESEECDQTLDSVLVGPVPAGRHMFVFQADAPNPALIPESDAVGVTVVLITCTYRGQEFIRIGYYVNNEYTHPELREDPPIKPDYTQLLRNILASNPRVTRFHINWEGCAEKMEDLENVAPAPNTMLPPSCTVGKAPPLGMMPDNSVDCMWMDF, encoded by the exons ATGGCGAAGGTTCAGGTTTTCAATATTGCTGTTTTGGACAATCCAAGTCCGTTCGGAAACCCTTTTCAGTTTGAAATTACATTTGAGTGCATGGAAGATCTACCCGAAG ACCTGGAGTGGAAGATCATATATGTTGGCTCAGCAGAGAGCGAGGAATGTGATCAGACTCTTGACTCCGTGCTAGTTGGTCCTGTACCGGCTGGAAgacacatgtttgtttttcag GCAGATGCTCCGAATCCTGCTTTGATACCAGAGAGTGACGCTGTTGGCGTTACTGTGGTTCTAATCACCTGCACATACCGTGGACAGGAGTTCATCCGCATTGGGTACTATGTGAACAATGAGTACACCCATCCTGAGCTGCGGGAAGACCCACCTATCAAGCCAGACTACACACAG CTCCTGAGGAACATTTTGGCTTCCAACCCACGTGTAACACGCTTCCATATCAACTGGGAGGGGTGTGCAGAGAAGATGGAGGATTTGGAGAATGTGGCTCCGGCCCCCAACACCATGCTGCCCCCTTCTTGTACTGTGGGCAAAGCGCCACCTCTTGGTATGATGCCAGACAACTCCGTGGACTGCATGTGGATGGACTTTTGA